The following are encoded in a window of Bacillota bacterium genomic DNA:
- a CDS encoding thermonuclease family protein gives MRRKSNNRYRHLFGLALLLALILGAGCEPLAPENRAREEDGLVAVRVVRVVDGDTLVVALPDGAEERLRLIGVDTPEISEPPEPFGLEAAAYAAEHLDGRRVFLETDVAPRDRYGRLLGYLWLDSPSGLSGEDHVREKLFNARLLLDGYAQLMTVPPNVKYADHFREFQREARENGRGLWGTAVDEEDSYIGNSSTRRFHRPDCASAGRIAPQNQIRFETRADAFNSDYEPCRICKP, from the coding sequence ATGAGAAGGAAATCGAATAACAGGTACCGGCACCTGTTTGGCCTGGCTCTTCTCCTGGCCTTGATTCTGGGTGCCGGGTGTGAGCCGTTGGCTCCGGAGAACCGGGCGCGGGAAGAGGACGGGCTGGTTGCCGTCCGGGTGGTGCGGGTGGTCGATGGCGACACGCTGGTGGTGGCCTTGCCCGACGGCGCCGAGGAGCGCTTGCGGCTGATCGGGGTGGACACCCCGGAGATTTCAGAACCCCCTGAGCCATTTGGACTGGAAGCGGCCGCTTACGCCGCGGAACACTTGGACGGCCGGAGGGTGTTTCTGGAGACCGATGTGGCGCCGCGAGACCGTTACGGCAGGCTTCTGGGGTACTTATGGCTTGATAGTCCGTCCGGGCTTTCCGGAGAGGACCATGTGCGGGAAAAGCTCTTCAACGCGCGCTTGCTGCTCGACGGGTATGCGCAGTTGATGACCGTGCCGCCCAATGTGAAGTACGCCGATCACTTCCGGGAGTTCCAACGGGAGGCCCGGGAGAACGGGCGGGGACTCTGGGGGACGGCGGTGGACGAAGAGGATTCTTACATAGGAAACAGCAGCACCAGGCGTTTCCACCGTCCGGATTGCGCCAGCGCCGGGCGGATCGCACCCCAGAACCAAATCCGTTTCGAAACCAGGGCGGATGCGTTCAACTCGGACTATGAACCGTGCCGGATCTGCAAACCATAA
- a CDS encoding small, acid-soluble spore protein, alpha/beta type, with the protein MARLLSDALKYELAAEMGVAHKIQGRDYGELTSRECGNFVKLALLRAEKARL; encoded by the coding sequence ATGGCCAGACTACTCAGCGACGCTCTCAAGTACGAACTGGCCGCGGAGATGGGCGTGGCCCACAAGATTCAAGGCCGCGACTATGGAGAACTCACGTCCAGGGAGTGCGGCAACTTTGTGAAGTTGGCGCTCTTGAGGGCGGAGAAGGCGCGGCTGTAG
- a CDS encoding DUF554 domain-containing protein, whose amino-acid sequence MIGTIVNAAAICTGALLGVALKRGIPDRIKDTVVQGLGLAVILIGLNMALETQNPLIVIASLVLGGLVGGILDIDGWINRLGRRLEKLVGGQNGGEIGRAFVTSTILFCVGAMAIMGAIEDGLTGRPTTLYAKAMLDGIASVIMASTLGIGVIFSAVPVLIYQGGITLGAVWAAGFMSPWVVAELTASGGLVILGIGLNILGVTNIRVANLLPAVFVATGIVVLLERLA is encoded by the coding sequence TTGATTGGAACAATTGTCAATGCCGCCGCCATCTGTACCGGCGCCCTGCTTGGCGTGGCCCTGAAACGGGGGATTCCCGACCGGATCAAGGACACGGTGGTTCAGGGTCTGGGACTCGCAGTCATCCTCATCGGTCTGAACATGGCTTTGGAAACCCAAAACCCGCTCATCGTCATCGCCAGCCTGGTGCTCGGCGGGCTCGTCGGCGGAATCCTGGACATCGACGGTTGGATCAACCGCCTGGGCCGGCGCCTGGAAAAGCTGGTAGGGGGCCAAAACGGCGGCGAAATCGGCCGTGCCTTTGTGACCTCCACCATCCTATTCTGCGTGGGCGCCATGGCGATAATGGGCGCGATCGAAGACGGCCTGACCGGCCGGCCGACCACGCTGTACGCCAAAGCGATGCTGGACGGGATCGCCTCCGTGATCATGGCCTCGACCCTGGGTATCGGAGTCATTTTTTCGGCCGTGCCGGTCCTGATCTACCAGGGGGGCATCACCCTGGGGGCCGTCTGGGCCGCCGGCTTCATGAGCCCCTGGGTGGTGGCCGAACTCACCGCCTCCGGAGGACTCGTGATCCTGGGCATCGGATTGAACATCCTGGGAGTGACCAACATCCGCGTCGCCAACCTCCTCCCGGCGGTTTTCGTAGCCACGGGTATTGTGGTGCTCCTCGAACGGCTGGCTTGA